The following coding sequences are from one Helicoverpa armigera isolate CAAS_96S chromosome 2, ASM3070526v1, whole genome shotgun sequence window:
- the LOC110375606 gene encoding rRNA methyltransferase 2, mitochondrial codes for MVLSHSFAQKPLTYTKMCFLVNCLKRFKSSQQWLSRQKADPYVEKAKIYNYRCRSAFKLLEMNEKANILTPGLTVIDLGASPGSWTQVAVQKTNSDGAEPNKPKGRVLAIDKLQIFPIEGASIMSNMDFSTIDAHDKVIAALDGTKVDLVLSDMAPSATGVKELDKDRIIGLCYMAIRFAALVSKVEGSLLFKVWDGKEVPILLMDLEKFYKQIKIMKPQASRSESSEKFILARGFKGIQQPLRNGRWGE; via the exons ATGGTGCTGTCGCATTCATTTGCGCAGAAGCCCTTAACCTACACAAAGATGTGTTTTCTTGTAAACTGCCTCAAAAGATTTAAGAGTTCTCAACAGTGGTTGAGTCGCCAAAAAGCTGATCCATATGTTGAAAaggcaaaaatatataattacag ATGTCGGAGTGCCTTCAAATTACTAGAAATGAACGAGAAAGCAAACATCTTAACTCCAGGTCTAACAGTCATTGACCTTGGTGCTTCGCCAGGGTCATGGACGCAAGTTGCAGTTCAGAAAACTAACTCTGATGGTGCAGAGCCAAATAAACCTAAAGGGAGAGTGTTGGCCATtgataaactacaaatattccCCATAGAG ggAGCATCAATAATGAGCAACATGGACTTTTCTACTATAGATGCTCATGATAAAGTCATAGCAGCACTCGATGGCACAAAAGTGGACCTGGTTCTATCAGACATGGCCCCCAGTGCTACTGGTGTCAAGGAGCTTGACAAAGACAGAATAATTGGTCTTTGTTACATGGCCATAAGGTTTGCAGCCCTAGTCAGCAAAGTTGAAGGGAGCTTGCTATTCAAAGTATGGGATGGCAAAGAAGTTCCCATATTACTCATGGATTTAGAgaaattttacaaacaaattaagaTCATGAAGCCACAAGCAAGCAGGTCTGAGTCCTCAGAAAAGTTTATACTCGCAAGAGGTTTTAAAGGTATACAGCAACCATTAAGGAATGGCAGATGGGGGGAGTAA
- the LOC110375597 gene encoding uncharacterized protein LOC110375597, with amino-acid sequence MFDRTKQCNLSHKMMIRLNNFLYVFNLRQGTILIAVHQIALSSFILIILLVGISHVGEMLSMLHNDMEDDADRRGLYEMAYGDHSYHNGEVITTNNQRRFAKARHLASVTVIFLYTSTMLTSIYLMCCISLLHGAVKYKREYVLPWIMAACIGVVLLIVAIVVGDGYPCVVNLFGGHNLYHFGCALFVLTFIYAICAVSSFALETGSGRCARTLRAASDERGERLLLLDHVAHSSLLSAAQLNKLNSGTRTQFV; translated from the exons ATGTTTGATAGAACTAAGCAATGTAATTTGTCACACAAAATGATGATTCGCCTAAACAattttttgtacgttttcaatTTACGCCAAGGGACAATTCTTATTGCCGTCCATCAAATT GCACTTTCttctttcatattaataatattgctaGTTGGTATATCCCATGTCGGGGAGATGCTGTCAATGTTGCACAACGATATGGAAGATGATGCCGATAGACGCGGGCTATATGAAATGGCCTACGGAGACCACAGCTACCATAACGGAGAAGTGATAACCACTAACAACCAGCGTAGATTCGCTAAAGCACGGCATCTAGCATCAG TGACAGTAATATTTCTGTACACAAGCACGATGCTGACATCGATCTACTTGATGTGTTGTATCTCGTTGCTGCACGGTGCCGTCAAATACAAGCGCGAGTACGTACTGCCGTGGATCATGGCGGCATGCATTGGAGTAGTTCTGCTCATTGTGGCAATCGTGGTCGGAGACGGCTATCCTTGCGTCGTCAACCTCTTTGGAGGACACAATCTTTATC atttcGGCTGCGCGCTTTTCGTGCTAACGTTTATCTACGCTATTTGTGCTGTGAGCAGTTTTGCCTTGGAGACGGGCAGCGGTCGCTGTGCCCGCACGCTCCGCGCCGCCAGCGACGAGAGGGGCGAACGCCTGCTTCTGCTCGACCACGTCGCTCACTCCAGCCTTCTGTCCGCCGCACAACTCAACAAACTCAACAGTGGAACTCGAACGCAGTTCGTCTAG
- the LOC110375589 gene encoding ras-related protein Rab-40C: MTMYPSSAMVATPQQGTSQVTQNGSTTLPRSHHQRTGRPPAAPKSYDYLLKVLLVGDSDVGKQEILQDLEDGSADSPFCSGSAYKTTTILLDGKRVKLQLWDTSGQGRFCTIIRSYSRGAQGILLVYDITNKWSFDSIDRWLEEVEKHAPGVPKVLVGNRLHLAFKRQVQERDAELYAAKNHMAFFEVSPLCDFNIRESFCELSRMALHRNGMERLWRSNKVLSLQELCCRAIVARTSVYGLERLPLPTTLKSHLKSYAISAAPSRHRARTHKHSHHTRLNCTGRNSCTIA; encoded by the exons ATGACTATGTATCCATCGTCTGCAATGGTAGCAACACCACAACAAGGGACTAGTCAAGTCACGCAAAATGGAAGTACTACGTTACCTCGATCACATCATCAAAGAACAG GACGGCCCCCAGCAGCACCTAAGTCATATGACTACTTATTAAAAGTACTGCTGGTTGGAGACTCTGATGTAGGGAAACAAGAAATCCTTCAAGACTTAGAGGATGGATCAGCTGACTCACCTTTCTGCAGTGGCAGTG cGTACAAAACAACGACAATCTTGTTGGACGGCAAGAGAGTGAAGCTTCAGCTATGGGACACGTCGGGGCAGGGCCGGTTCTGCACCATCATACGGTCGTACTCCCGAGGTGCTCAGGGCATTCTGCTCGTTTATGACATCACCAACAAATGGTCTTTCGACAGTATTGACAGGTGGCTTGAGGAAGTCGAAAAG CATGCACCCGGAGTACCGAAAGTGCTCGTGGGTAATCGTCTTCACCTCGCCTTTAAGCGGCAAGTTCAGGAGCGCGATGCGGAACTCTATGCCGCGAAAAACCACATGGCGTTCTTCGAAGTGAGCCCGCTATGCGACTTTAACATCAGAGAGAGTTTCTGTGAACTGTCGCGGATGGCCCTGCACCGGAATGGCATGGAGAGACTATGGAGAAGCaataaag TACTAAGCCTCCAAGAGCTGTGTTGTCGTGCAATAGTAGCCCGTACATCAGTATACGGCCTAGAGCGGCTGCCGCTACCCACCACGTTGAAGTCCCACCTCAAGTCGTACGCGATATCCGCGGCGCCGTCCCGCCACCGAGCGCGAACACACAAGCATTCGCACCACACCCGCCTCAACTGCACCGGGAGAAACTCCTGTACCATCGCCTGA